In Nostoc sp. GT001, a genomic segment contains:
- a CDS encoding NupC/NupG family nucleoside CNT transporter has translation MERAISALGILVFIGISYAFSVNRRAVRWRIVAWGLGLEFVFALVILKTAWGLNLFKSLGDIVGQFLAFSDVGAKFVFGENFKDHFFAFQVLPTIIFFSAFISVLYYYGILQRVVNVMAWVMMKTMKTSGSESLSCAGNIFLGPTESALMVKPYIANMTQSELHAVMTGGFATIAAGVLGAYLSFGIPAEHLIAAFFMTAPTSLVVSKLLYPETEVSETAGKAKAYVETNYVNVIDAATTGAIDGVKLAVNVGVMIIAFLGLLAALNALLGWLGAFVGLQQLSLQWILSFLMAPVAWLMGIPWADCRQVGALLGTKTILNEFIAFLDLKALIESGKISQRAVIITTYALCNFANIGSIGITIGGIAGIAPNRQHDLARMGVRSMIGGLLAGFITACIAGVLI, from the coding sequence ATGGAACGCGCCATCTCTGCGTTGGGAATCTTAGTTTTTATCGGTATATCCTACGCCTTTTCTGTTAATCGTCGTGCGGTGCGTTGGCGAATAGTGGCATGGGGTTTGGGATTGGAGTTTGTGTTTGCATTAGTGATTCTTAAAACTGCTTGGGGTTTAAATCTGTTTAAATCTCTGGGAGATATTGTCGGTCAATTTTTAGCATTTTCTGATGTTGGTGCAAAATTTGTCTTTGGAGAAAATTTTAAGGATCATTTCTTTGCTTTCCAAGTGCTGCCGACAATTATCTTTTTCTCTGCCTTCATCAGTGTGTTGTATTACTACGGCATTTTACAGCGAGTTGTAAACGTGATGGCGTGGGTAATGATGAAGACGATGAAAACATCGGGTTCTGAATCTTTATCTTGTGCAGGTAACATCTTTTTGGGGCCAACAGAGTCGGCGCTGATGGTTAAACCTTATATAGCGAATATGACGCAATCGGAACTCCATGCCGTGATGACGGGTGGTTTTGCCACAATTGCAGCGGGAGTACTAGGAGCATATCTTTCCTTTGGCATCCCAGCAGAACACCTGATTGCTGCTTTCTTTATGACTGCTCCCACATCGTTGGTGGTATCAAAATTACTTTACCCAGAAACAGAAGTATCAGAGACGGCTGGCAAAGCAAAAGCGTATGTAGAAACCAATTATGTAAATGTAATTGATGCTGCTACCACCGGAGCAATTGACGGCGTGAAGCTAGCAGTTAATGTTGGGGTGATGATTATCGCCTTTTTGGGATTATTAGCTGCCCTGAATGCATTGCTGGGATGGTTGGGGGCATTTGTGGGCTTACAACAACTCTCACTACAGTGGATTTTGTCTTTTCTCATGGCTCCCGTGGCGTGGCTAATGGGCATACCTTGGGCTGATTGTCGGCAAGTTGGGGCTTTATTGGGTACAAAAACAATTTTGAATGAGTTTATTGCTTTTTTGGATTTGAAGGCACTAATTGAAAGTGGAAAAATTTCTCAACGGGCAGTAATTATTACAACTTACGCATTATGTAATTTTGCAAATATCGGTTCAATTGGCATTACCATTGGCGGCATTGCGGGGATAGCACCTAATCGCCAGCATGACTTAGCTCGTATGGGTGTAAGGTCAATGATTGGCGGATTGTTAGCGGGTTTTATCACCGCTTGTATTGCTGGGGTGTTGATTTGA
- a CDS encoding cysteine hydrolase family protein: MNLPLRTLGVAPNAWTVNDAIADITRPSKTPQPVILSTETKTLRLDLAKTAILVIDMQNDFCHPDGWLAHIGVDVTPARQPIKPLNNLLPELREVGVPVIWVNWGNRPDLLNISASSRHVYNPTGEGVGLGDPLPSNGARVLMAGSWAAAVVDELEQIPEDIRVDKYRMSGFWDTPLDSILRNLGRTTLFFAGVNADQCVLTTLCDANFLGYDCVLVKDCTATTSPEYCWLATLYNVKQCFGFVTDSQEILTALQNGEE; encoded by the coding sequence ATGAATCTACCATTACGGACATTGGGAGTTGCGCCAAATGCGTGGACAGTGAATGATGCGATCGCAGATATCACTCGCCCATCAAAGACCCCACAACCCGTTATCTTATCAACAGAAACTAAAACCCTGCGCCTAGACTTGGCAAAGACTGCTATCCTCGTCATTGATATGCAAAACGACTTCTGTCACCCTGATGGCTGGTTAGCGCATATCGGTGTGGACGTAACTCCGGCGCGTCAGCCTATTAAACCTTTGAACAACTTACTTCCCGAACTGCGTGAGGTTGGTGTTCCAGTCATTTGGGTAAATTGGGGAAATCGTCCCGACTTGCTCAATATTAGTGCTAGTTCGCGCCACGTCTATAATCCCACAGGGGAAGGTGTGGGTTTGGGCGATCCACTACCAAGCAATGGTGCTAGAGTACTCATGGCAGGTAGTTGGGCCGCGGCAGTAGTAGATGAGCTAGAACAGATACCCGAAGATATTCGTGTGGATAAATACCGCATGAGTGGGTTTTGGGATACACCATTAGATAGTATCTTGCGGAATTTGGGAAGGACAACATTATTTTTTGCTGGTGTTAATGCCGATCAATGTGTGCTAACTACCTTATGTGATGCCAACTTCTTAGGATATGACTGCGTGTTGGTTAAAGATTGCACCGCCACAACTTCTCCTGAATATTGTTGGCTGGCGACATTGTATAATGTCAAACAATGCTTCGGTTTTGTCACTGACTCGCAAGAGATTTTAACAGCGCTGCAAAATGGTGAGGAGTGA
- a CDS encoding cupin domain-containing protein: MYATRCVIPVIKSSKDYQVYRISPDASNRLAIIFDSTNANTSLTCCIEIFDVGGQTPPNRHQWAVEMFFVLKGEAIAICDGKSATIKAGDSLLVPPTGTHLIKNTGSTRLYTLTVMIPNEDFSELIRSGIPAELDEEDMAVIGRFDALMPC, from the coding sequence ATGTACGCTACTCGTTGTGTAATTCCGGTTATCAAATCTAGCAAAGATTACCAAGTATATCGCATCAGTCCCGACGCCTCTAATCGATTAGCAATTATCTTCGATTCGACGAATGCTAATACTTCTTTGACTTGCTGCATAGAAATTTTTGATGTTGGTGGGCAAACACCCCCAAATCGCCATCAGTGGGCGGTGGAAATGTTTTTTGTTCTCAAAGGAGAAGCGATCGCTATATGTGATGGCAAGAGTGCCACGATCAAAGCTGGAGATAGTTTATTGGTCCCTCCCACTGGTACTCATTTGATTAAAAATACTGGTTCTACTCGCTTGTACACGTTGACTGTGATGATTCCCAATGAAGACTTTTCGGAATTGATTCGCAGTGGGATTCCGGCGGAGTTAGATGAAGAAGATATGGCAGTAATAGGGAGATTTGATGCTTTGATGCCTTGTTAA
- a CDS encoding DUF433 domain-containing protein yields the protein MSLTVATDPIPLSPDSDGVVRVSNTRVTLDTLVTAFLEGVTAEEIVEQYPSLQLADVYLVIGYYLRRKTEVDAYLKIRQERGIQVRQQNERRFNPIGIRDRLMARLTHQGQS from the coding sequence ATGTCTCTTACCGTAGCAACTGATCCCATACCTCTATCACCTGATTCTGATGGTGTTGTGCGTGTTAGTAATACTCGCGTAACTCTTGATACTTTAGTTACCGCCTTCTTGGAGGGTGTTACAGCAGAAGAGATTGTCGAGCAATATCCATCTCTTCAGCTTGCAGATGTGTACTTGGTGATAGGCTACTACCTTCGACGGAAAACTGAAGTTGATGCTTATCTAAAAATTCGACAAGAGCGTGGCATCCAAGTTCGTCAACAAAATGAGCGTCGTTTCAATCCAATTGGGATACGCGATCGCCTTATGGCAAGACTTACCCACCAAGGGCAGAGTTGA
- a CDS encoding DUF5615 family PIN-like protein, which translates to MSVVSIQLGYAIALWQDLPTKGRVEMLRLLADENFNNQIVRGILRRKSEIDIVRVQDVGLSKTDDRVILEWAAQQGRVLLTHDVETITRYAYERVQAGLTMPGVFEISRSVSVGLAIEDILLIAEGSFEGEWEGQVQYLPLR; encoded by the coding sequence ATGAGCGTCGTTTCAATCCAATTGGGATACGCGATCGCCTTATGGCAAGACTTACCCACCAAGGGCAGAGTTGAAATGCTGCGCCTTTTAGCAGACGAGAACTTTAACAACCAAATTGTTCGGGGTATTCTTCGACGAAAATCTGAGATTGATATTGTTAGAGTTCAGGATGTAGGTTTGTCCAAAACTGATGATCGAGTCATTCTGGAATGGGCGGCGCAACAGGGCCGGGTTCTATTAACTCATGATGTAGAAACAATAACTCGATATGCTTACGAGCGTGTACAGGCAGGGTTAACAATGCCAGGGGTATTTGAGATTAGTCGCAGCGTCTCAGTGGGATTGGCAATTGAAGATATCTTGTTAATCGCGGAGGGAAGTTTTGAGGGCGAATGGGAAGGACAAGTGCAATATCTCCCTCTCCGTTAA
- a CDS encoding transporter substrate-binding domain-containing protein, with protein MECGANTISEERTQDLKKHQGVFSVPFFTTGAKFIIRNDKRHFLNETTPSFKIGVLGETTTEHVVNSIYPTAKLVPVIDRADAINKLESGYIDAYISDEILLPSILKELETNSKDSYSIEPKAYGFTNESYGVVVYDDKLLLDRVNNWIIDEGQEAKKSELEKQANYNWISERLKFLLSQDYFYNLVGFLLIFLPLLFFLLLVTHPLFIALVAKLPLFARFLKWIRRRPQGGKRSFVAPLIRWILDDETFNVVTYKANKSLVPMYIDRETVVALVKEVGQPLVYLNNESEPSTVEVEKVAQNLAQEAEKNPHFAKVLETVKDAATEETEKWIRSAVTRAFELLKQAVDPGGSSS; from the coding sequence ATTGAGTGCGGTGCAAATACAATTTCTGAAGAAAGAACGCAGGATCTGAAAAAACATCAAGGTGTGTTTTCAGTTCCGTTCTTCACAACAGGTGCGAAGTTTATAATTAGAAATGATAAGCGTCATTTCCTCAATGAGACTACACCGTCCTTTAAGATTGGAGTACTAGGAGAGACGACTACTGAACACGTTGTAAATAGTATCTATCCAACTGCCAAGCTTGTACCAGTTATTGATAGAGCTGATGCTATTAATAAATTGGAATCAGGCTATATTGATGCATACATTAGTGATGAAATTTTGCTGCCAAGTATCTTAAAGGAACTTGAAACAAATTCAAAAGATTCATATTCTATAGAGCCGAAAGCTTATGGATTTACTAATGAGTCTTATGGGGTTGTGGTGTACGACGACAAATTACTATTAGATAGAGTTAATAATTGGATTATTGATGAAGGACAAGAAGCGAAGAAGAGTGAATTAGAAAAACAAGCTAACTATAATTGGATATCAGAAAGACTAAAGTTTTTGTTGTCACAAGATTACTTTTATAATCTTGTCGGCTTTCTGCTAATCTTCTTGCCATTGCTATTCTTCCTTTTACTTGTTACTCACCCTTTATTTATCGCCTTAGTTGCAAAACTACCATTGTTTGCCAGATTTCTAAAGTGGATAAGACGTAGACCGCAAGGAGGAAAAAGAAGTTTTGTTGCTCCTTTGATTCGATGGATACTAGATGATGAAACGTTCAATGTGGTTACGTATAAGGCTAATAAGTCATTAGTACCGATGTACATTGATAGAGAGACTGTAGTCGCTTTAGTCAAGGAAGTAGGGCAACCGCTTGTGTATTTGAATAATGAAAGTGAGCCTTCTACGGTAGAGGTAGAAAAGGTTGCCCAGAACTTAGCACAGGAAGCAGAGAAGAATCCTCACTTCGCTAAGGTGCTAGAAACAGTGAAAGATGCAGCCACCGAAGAAACAGAGAAATGGATACGTAGTGCTGTTACAAGAGCGTTTGAGTTGCTTAAACAGGCTGTTGATCCAGGAGGTAGTTCATCATAG
- a CDS encoding 2-aminoethylphosphonate aminotransferase → MILLNPGPVNLSDRVRNALLRPDLCHREVEFSQLQTRIREQLLQVYGLGSGWAAVLLTGSGTAAMEAMISSLVPTNGKLLVIENGVYGERLSKIAKIHGIDYITLSHPWDAEIDIKALVKLLDENADITHLAIVHHETTTGRLNNLAELAPICQERRIKLLVDAVSSFGAEEINFADWGITACAATANKCLHGVPGTSFVILRRDTLPSVDTIPRTLYLDLATYYQQQERGGTPFTQSVQTFYALTEALQEMAEAGGWRARHKHYNQLASLVRDGLASIGIKPLLPLGCSSVVLNAYYLPNGFSYEEFHDQLKARDYIIYSGQGNLAQSIFRVSTMGAITQADMERFVGVVKEIISKRQ, encoded by the coding sequence ATGATTTTACTAAATCCCGGCCCCGTCAATTTGAGCGATCGCGTCAGAAATGCCCTGTTGCGTCCCGATTTGTGTCACCGTGAGGTGGAATTTTCCCAACTTCAAACCAGAATCCGCGAACAGCTACTTCAAGTTTATGGTCTTGGAAGCGGCTGGGCAGCAGTTCTCCTCACGGGTTCTGGTACTGCCGCGATGGAAGCGATGATCAGCAGTTTAGTACCCACAAACGGGAAATTACTAGTAATTGAAAACGGTGTGTATGGGGAACGACTATCCAAAATTGCCAAAATCCACGGCATTGATTACATCACACTTTCCCATCCTTGGGATGCCGAAATCGATATCAAGGCTTTAGTCAAGCTTTTAGATGAAAACGCCGACATCACCCACCTTGCGATCGTCCATCACGAAACTACTACTGGTCGCCTAAATAATTTGGCGGAACTTGCGCCAATTTGCCAAGAACGCCGTATCAAATTATTAGTAGATGCAGTCAGCAGCTTTGGTGCTGAAGAAATAAATTTTGCAGATTGGGGAATCACTGCTTGCGCTGCGACAGCGAATAAATGTCTGCATGGTGTCCCTGGAACGTCTTTTGTCATTCTGCGACGGGATACACTGCCTTCAGTAGACACAATCCCCCGCACCTTATATTTAGATTTAGCAACTTATTACCAGCAGCAAGAACGAGGCGGCACACCTTTTACGCAATCAGTACAGACATTTTATGCCTTAACAGAAGCTTTGCAAGAAATGGCAGAAGCAGGAGGTTGGCGTGCTAGACACAAACATTACAACCAACTTGCCAGCTTAGTTAGAGACGGGTTAGCCTCAATTGGAATTAAACCCTTACTTCCTCTTGGCTGTTCATCCGTTGTCTTGAATGCCTATTACTTACCAAACGGTTTCAGCTATGAAGAATTTCACGACCAACTGAAAGCACGAGATTATATAATTTATTCTGGACAGGGGAATTTAGCTCAATCAATCTTTCGAGTCTCGACAATGGGAGCTATTACCCAAGCCGACATGGAACGCTTTGTTGGCGTTGTTAAGGAAATTATTTCAAAAAGACAGTAA
- the aepY gene encoding phosphonopyruvate decarboxylase codes for MIQAEEFVEAARHLGFEWYTGVPCSFLTPFINYVINDVQLKYISAANEGDAVAIAAGAAIAGKPAVVMMQNSGLGNAVNPLTSLTYIFRIPLLLICTLRGDRVLQDEPQHQLMGQITEKLLQTMTIPWEFFPTDVAQIEPVLQRATAYMQQERCPYALIMRKGAIAPHALSRSSIPERENSASAHIQQSFFRDNKEQRVSRSEALARIVELTDPENTVIIATTGYTGRELFASQDSANHLYMVGSMGCASSMGLGLSLARPDLKVVVIDGDGAALMRMGNFATIGTYGGANLTHILLDNEVHDSTGAQATVSAGISFAKIAEACGYGVTLAGDDPALLDTLFTADANTRPKFAHLKIRPGTLEKLPRPNLTPEEVLQRFMNHIGSNWQLLTPNS; via the coding sequence ATGATCCAGGCAGAAGAATTTGTAGAAGCTGCGCGTCATCTTGGCTTTGAGTGGTACACTGGCGTACCCTGTTCTTTTCTCACGCCTTTTATTAACTACGTCATCAATGACGTTCAACTTAAATATATCTCCGCAGCCAATGAGGGAGATGCTGTAGCGATCGCAGCTGGAGCCGCAATTGCTGGTAAACCCGCAGTAGTGATGATGCAAAACTCTGGTTTGGGGAATGCAGTTAACCCACTAACCTCCCTCACTTATATCTTTCGGATTCCACTGTTGCTGATTTGTACTTTAAGAGGCGATCGCGTATTGCAAGATGAACCGCAACATCAATTAATGGGGCAAATCACAGAGAAATTGCTGCAAACAATGACTATACCTTGGGAATTTTTTCCCACAGATGTAGCACAAATAGAACCCGTTTTGCAAAGAGCCACAGCCTATATGCAACAAGAGCGCTGTCCTTATGCTTTAATCATGCGTAAAGGAGCGATCGCCCCCCATGCCCTCAGCCGTTCTTCTATCCCCGAACGAGAAAATAGTGCTAGCGCTCATATTCAGCAAAGCTTTTTTCGGGATAACAAAGAACAACGCGTTTCTCGCAGTGAAGCATTAGCTAGGATTGTGGAACTTACCGATCCAGAAAACACTGTAATAATTGCCACCACCGGATATACGGGACGGGAACTCTTCGCCAGTCAAGACAGCGCCAATCATCTTTATATGGTCGGCTCGATGGGCTGTGCTTCCTCAATGGGATTGGGATTATCCTTAGCGCGTCCAGACCTCAAGGTAGTAGTAATTGATGGCGATGGGGCAGCATTAATGCGGATGGGTAATTTTGCGACCATCGGCACTTATGGCGGTGCTAACTTGACTCATATTCTTTTAGATAATGAAGTCCACGATTCCACAGGCGCACAAGCCACCGTTTCTGCGGGTATCTCCTTTGCCAAGATTGCCGAAGCGTGCGGTTACGGCGTGACATTAGCCGGAGATGATCCCGCCCTTTTAGATACTTTATTTACCGCAGATGCTAACACCAGACCTAAATTCGCTCATTTAAAAATCCGTCCCGGAACTTTAGAAAAGCTACCCAGACCCAATCTCACCCCAGAAGAAGTTTTACAACGCTTTATGAACCATATTGGTTCTAACTGGCAACTCCTAACTCCTAACTCCTAA